From the Lathyrus oleraceus cultivar Zhongwan6 chromosome 4, CAAS_Psat_ZW6_1.0, whole genome shotgun sequence genome, one window contains:
- the LOC127138146 gene encoding uncharacterized protein LOC127138146, producing the protein MKKPTVRRRVVVERELGKDVADVKEVMDLIKDVGMLKTVAGLSQCYEGLVKEFIVNIPEDISDKNSKEFCKVFMRGKCITFSPTVINNFLGRKTEGAGELEVTDNKVCREITTREMKGWSVKKHLPAGKLTVKYAILYKIGAANWVSTNHISTIANTLGRFIFAVGTKVKFDYGRFIFEQIIKHETTNAVKLPIAFPYMICGIILNQHPSILCSNDLPSRRKPALSVHYKLFEGSHVEDIILTSAMKRPTSKVGTIVELKETCKELGEGIRADGENIEHANDNHEEEVEAHTSSERTVNNDDASGNSVSGADEEAASSSSIE; encoded by the exons aTGAAGAAACCCACTGTTAGGAGAAGGGTGGTTGTGGAAAGGGAGTTGGGAAAAGATGTTGCTGATgtcaaggaggtcatggacctgataaAGGATGTTGGGATGTTGAAGACTGTGGCTGGGTTGTCTCAATGTTATGAAGGTTTAGTTAAGGAATTTATTGTCAACATTCCTGAGGATATTTCTGATAAGAACAGCAaggagttctgcaaggtgtttaTGAGGGGTAAGTGTATAACATTCTCTCCTACTGTTATTAATAATTTTCTAGGCAGAAAAACTGAGGGTGCAGGTGAATTAGAAGTTACCGACAATAAGGTCTGTAGAGAGATTACAACTAGGGAAATGAAAGGTTGGTCTGTTAAAAAGCACCTTCCTGCTGGGAAGTTgactgtcaaatatgccatccTGTATAAAATAGGAGCTGCTAATTGGGTCTCTACCAACCATATCTCCACCATTGCTAATACCCTTGGGAGGTTTATTTTTGCTGTTGGAACAAAAGTAAaatttgactatggtagatttatTTTTGAACAAATCATCAAGCATGAAACTActaatgcagtgaagctgccaattgcctttccctATATGATTTGTGGAATTATCTTGAATCAACATCCTAGTATTCTGTGCTCTAATGACTtacctagtagaagaaaacctgctcTGTCTGTGCACTACAAACTATTTGAAGGAAGTCATGTCGAGGATATTATCCTGACATCTGCCATGAAGAGGCCAACCTCAAAAGTTGGAACTATTGTTGAGCTTAAGGAGACATGCAAAGAGCTAGgtgaagggataagg GCTGATGGTGAAAATATTGAACATGCTAATGACAACCATGAAGAAGAAGTTGAAGCtcacacctctagtgagaggaCTGTTAACAATGATGATGCAAGTGGAAATTCTGTTTCTGGTGCTGATGAAGaagctgcaagctcaagctcTATTGAGTAG